In the Candidatus Zixiibacteriota bacterium genome, AACTTTACTATGGCGACTTTATCCCTCCCCAGATTTGAAGCCGCATACAAATTCTTGTTGTCAAAGGTGAAAAATTGTGGGGAGAAGCTTTCTTTAAAGTTAGTGGTGAGGATCACCTTAAATGTATCTTTTTCGTTTTCCCGATAGAGAAGACTGGTATTGACGCCGTCAGTGGTCGTGGCAACTCTAATCCCGCCAGTATGATCTGTGACCCAGCCAGTGATGTTGCCTGGATTTTCAGCAATCAGCGTGAGATTCCCGGTGACAGTATTCAACCTGTAAGCGTCGAAGATCTCCCGTTTGCGTTTGTTCATGCCAATGATGACATCGGTGGGGTCATCCTTCAGGTCGTCGATCAGCATAACCCTGGTGCTGTCGAAGGGGGTCAGGTCTTTGACATTTCCGCCTTCCCGGTCTACGGCGAAGAGATGGAAGTTCTCGTCTCCTCCAAAATCCTTCGAGTAGATAAGCCGGTCATTTCCTTTCCAGAAATATTCTGCGATGTCCCGATCAGTTACTTCAGTGACCCTTTTTGCTTGGTTGGAGCCACGGGCCTGAACAAAGATGTTCATACGGTTTTCATAGGGCTGAGTAAAAGAGATATAATTTCCATCCGGTGATATCTGGAAGTAAGCTTTCTCCGGGTTCTTGAAAAAATCCCGAAGGGGGATTTGTTTGACCTGCTGGGCAAAACCAATTGAAGCCGCTAAGAATAGCAAAGTCAGGCAACTAAGGACGTAAATCCGTATTATCTTTCTCATGATTATTCCCTCCAAATTGCTTATATGGTTTATGATACGTGGACAAAGGTAGATCTCGCATCTACCGATGAAATCCAACTCGTTCCAGCTTCTATACATTCACGGACTAAAATTTTACTCCAACTTGCCACCTCCTTTGCTAATAACGTTCAAACCATCTCAGGTTCTTCCCAATTTCATCCGCACCTTAATATTTATAGACGTTGAAATTCTGATTTTGTTTCTTTTTTCTTTCGGCTCTGTTGGTCTGGAGACCTACAGAGAGCAAATTTCTTTTTTTCGTAGGGGAGGGGTTTGTTGAGCTTGCGAAATCCCGCCGTGAGGGGTCCCCTCCCGAATTTCGGGAGCCCACACGGTTCAACAATTCGACAAGCTCATTGTGCTGAGCTTTGCCGAAGCACAAACTCACCGTCCTGAGTGAAATCGAAGGAAGGGGCTCCCCTACAACTACAACTGCACTTTTTATTTCTTCTTCTCCGGGTCCGGGATTTCCTCTTCGATTCCGGCTAATCTTTTGGCGATCTGGACTTTTTTCTCCAAATCTGCATTTGCCCGGATGACTAACTTTGCTCCATCCGGTGAGCCGCCGCCGTGCATACATCCGGGAACTCCAGCACCAATGGTTGCCCATTCGACTAACCTGGCTGCTTTTACCCTGGATTCAGCTGAGGAGCAGGCTTTAAGATACTTCTGGACTAAATGACCATATTTCGGGTCGAAGAAATCCTTGGACGAGGGCATGCAGCCGGTTTCTCCTATCCCTCCGGCAATATCCTGAGCTAAGACCGAGGTCTCGTAAGGCAAGGTGGCAACGTGAACCTTATTTACGTTGGAAAGAAGAGAATCTGGCTGCCAGACCCCGGAAGGATGGTTTTTTCCTAAAACCGCAGCCGCGATTCCGACTCCGTAAGTGGTCTCATTATTGATGTACATCTTAGTCAGTTTCTCATTGAAAACTTTAGAGGATAAACCATTTGCCCTAGCAACTAAGATGGCTGCTCCGATTTTCACGTCACCCTGACCGGCAACGCATCCGCCAATGGCTGCCCGGTAAGGCAGGATGAAATTCATCACCGCACTCAGAGCGTATTTGTATTCTCCACACATAAAGACTCTTTCTTTTGGGACAAAAACATCTTCAAAGAAAAGATAGGCCTGGGTTATTCCTCCTTTTTTGACCGGGATGTCAAACCCTTCTTCTTCCTCTCTGGTATCGCTGGGCCTTCTGGTTTCCACAATGGTCAATCCCTCAATATCCCTGGGAATGACGAAGGAGACCGCATAATCTTTATCCTGCTCCTTGTAAGCTGAGCCAGGAAGAACGAATATCTCATTGGAGGCAGCGACCCCGCAGATCATCACCTTGGCTCCCCGGACAACGATTCCGTCTTCTCTAACTTCCACTATATGTAAACTCATATCCGGGTCTTTTTGCTCTGTAGGGGATTTGGTGCGGTCGCCTTTAGGGTCGGTCAAAGCTCCGGATATGGTGATGTCGTTTTTCTGAGCGGCGATAAGCCAGTTTTTTAATCTTTGATGGTAATCGGTGCCGTATTCTTTATCCAGATCAAAGGTGGTCGCCCACATCGCATTGATCGAATTCCAGCCAACGCATCTTCCTCCGGTGCAGGTGCCGGTCAATTGAAAAAGAAGTCTTTTCATCTTAGAGTTGGCGATCAGGTCCTCAGAGGATTGAATCAACGATAAATACCTGGAGATTTTTTCACCGGTCAGATGTGAAGTTGTGGTCAAAAGCTCAGTATATTCCGGGTTATTCTGGGCAGAGAAAATCTGGGCATGTCCTTCAATCGTA is a window encoding:
- a CDS encoding 4-hydroxyphenylacetate 3-hydroxylase — protein: MALKTPEQYKESLIKMRPNIYKFGELIKDVTTHKATKNTIEGHAQIFSAQNNPEYTELLTTTSHLTGEKISRYLSLIQSSEDLIANSKMKRLLFQLTGTCTGGRCVGWNSINAMWATTFDLDKEYGTDYHQRLKNWLIAAQKNDITISGALTDPKGDRTKSPTEQKDPDMSLHIVEVREDGIVVRGAKVMICGVAASNEIFVLPGSAYKEQDKDYAVSFVIPRDIEGLTIVETRRPSDTREEEEGFDIPVKKGGITQAYLFFEDVFVPKERVFMCGEYKYALSAVMNFILPYRAAIGGCVAGQGDVKIGAAILVARANGLSSKVFNEKLTKMYINNETTYGVGIAAAVLGKNHPSGVWQPDSLLSNVNKVHVATLPYETSVLAQDIAGGIGETGCMPSSKDFFDPKYGHLVQKYLKACSSAESRVKAARLVEWATIGAGVPGCMHGGGSPDGAKLVIRANADLEKKVQIAKRLAGIEEEIPDPEKKK